One Terriglobales bacterium DNA window includes the following coding sequences:
- the ybeY gene encoding rRNA maturation RNase YbeY, which produces MVILRQSVRGVSASALQRFAGRARRAAGLSGRMDVLITTDRDLRALNRRFRRKDRATDVLSFAGQNGAAGDIAISAETAARNARRLGHSTAAELKVLILHGALHLAGYDHERDRGQMARREQRLRRQFRLPTGLIERERKP; this is translated from the coding sequence ATGGTGATCCTGCGCCAATCCGTACGGGGAGTGAGCGCGAGTGCGCTCCAGCGTTTTGCCGGGCGCGCGCGCCGCGCCGCCGGCTTGTCCGGGCGGATGGACGTGCTCATCACCACGGACCGCGATCTGCGCGCCTTGAACCGGCGCTTCCGGCGCAAGGACAGAGCCACCGACGTACTTTCGTTCGCCGGCCAGAACGGCGCCGCCGGGGACATCGCCATCTCGGCGGAAACGGCGGCGCGCAATGCGCGTCGGCTCGGGCATTCGACGGCGGCGGAACTGAAGGTGCTCATTCTGCACGGCGCGCTGCACCTGGCGGGCTACGACCATGAGCGCGACCGTGGCCAGATGGCGCGCCGCGAACAGCGCCTGCGCCGCCAGTTCCGGCTACCCACCGGCCTCATCGAACGGGAGCGCAAGCCGTGA
- a CDS encoding hemolysin family protein — MSLLLFIIGLVLAGMLALVSYVERVYTEMGKFLAREYQENIEIFEKRVEPHLGANRNRASLSMSVLAQLITATLALLVGFSIFADGAWDWAELAEGATALLVIVLLFNRLLPFVLFARTRGEWLAPFAPVLRVLIYVALPFTIVLSFALSVAALTEEHAVEEPESPAEAVDALIEAGQEEGILHGADRQLIHSVVEFGEKTVRDVMTPRPEIVAVPSDTTVDQFIELLRTKPYSRVPVYEGSLDNIQGVVFAHDVLQMSDAEARTRTVRGLMRTVPFVPETKRVGTLLRELQKNNMHMAIVIDEYGGVAGVATIEDLVEEIVGEIRDEHEAKADLVREPDGAVVVPGNMDVDRLVELFGV, encoded by the coding sequence GTGAGCCTGCTGCTGTTCATCATCGGCCTGGTGCTGGCGGGCATGCTGGCGCTGGTCTCTTACGTCGAGCGCGTCTACACCGAGATGGGCAAATTCCTGGCGCGCGAATACCAGGAGAACATCGAGATTTTTGAGAAGAGAGTGGAGCCGCACCTGGGCGCGAACCGCAATCGCGCCTCGCTCTCCATGTCGGTGCTGGCGCAGCTCATCACTGCGACCCTGGCCTTGCTGGTGGGCTTCTCCATTTTCGCCGACGGCGCCTGGGACTGGGCGGAACTTGCCGAAGGCGCCACCGCCTTGCTGGTGATCGTGTTGCTGTTCAACCGCCTGCTGCCTTTCGTGCTGTTCGCTCGCACCCGCGGCGAATGGCTGGCGCCTTTTGCTCCGGTGCTGCGCGTGCTCATCTACGTGGCGCTGCCGTTCACCATCGTGCTGAGCTTCGCGCTTTCGGTGGCGGCGCTCACCGAAGAGCATGCGGTCGAGGAGCCGGAGAGCCCTGCCGAAGCGGTGGACGCGCTCATCGAAGCGGGACAGGAAGAAGGCATTCTGCACGGCGCCGACCGCCAGCTCATCCACTCCGTGGTGGAGTTCGGCGAAAAGACGGTGCGGGACGTCATGACGCCGCGTCCGGAGATCGTTGCCGTCCCCTCCGACACCACCGTGGACCAGTTCATCGAGCTTCTGCGCACCAAGCCCTACTCGCGCGTGCCGGTGTATGAAGGCTCGCTGGATAACATCCAGGGCGTGGTGTTCGCGCACGACGTCCTGCAGATGTCGGACGCCGAAGCTCGCACCCGCACCGTGCGCGGCCTGATGCGCACCGTCCCCTTCGTGCCGGAAACCAAGCGCGTGGGCACGCTGCTGCGCGAATTGCAGAAGAACAACATGCACATGGCCATCGTGATTGACGAATACGGCGGCGTCGCCGGCGTGGCCACCATTGAAGATCTGGTGGAAGAGATCGTGGGCGAGATCCGCGACGAGCATGAAGCCAAAGCCGACCTGGTGCGCGAGCCCGATGGCGCCGTCGTCGTCCCCGGCAACATGGACGTGGACCGCCTGGTGGAGCTGTTCGGCGTGC
- a CDS encoding PhoH family protein, giving the protein MKKNLEISPNIETLFGTRDENLHLIEDALNVSIDLKADTLQIEGAARDVSRAEQIVREYDQLQRAGYSFTNGDLGSMLRLVTSDVSVTLRGLAESSRQRAAGRRVVQPKSLNQRRYIEAIEQFDMVFGIGPAGTGKTYLAVAMAVAALLNKQVHRIILARPAVEAGERLGFLPGTLQEKIDPYLRPLYDALYDLLEPEKVDRYLEKNVIEIAPIAFMRGRTLNDSFVILDEAQNTTSEQMKMFVTRLGFNSKAVITGDITQIDLPGARRSGLLEAREILKTVEGLHFCYFNESDVVRHHLVQRIIRAYDEHKERQADAAKTADSGPGKAAEAAPPAEFKYTEE; this is encoded by the coding sequence ATGAAGAAGAACCTCGAGATCAGCCCCAACATCGAGACCCTGTTCGGCACCCGCGACGAGAACCTGCACCTCATCGAGGACGCGCTCAACGTTTCCATCGACCTGAAGGCGGATACGCTCCAGATCGAAGGCGCGGCCCGTGACGTCTCCCGCGCCGAGCAGATCGTCCGCGAGTACGACCAGTTGCAGCGCGCCGGATACAGCTTCACCAACGGCGACCTCGGCTCCATGCTGCGCCTGGTGACCTCGGACGTCTCGGTCACGCTGCGCGGGCTGGCCGAGTCCAGCCGCCAGCGCGCCGCCGGCCGCCGTGTGGTCCAGCCCAAGAGCCTCAACCAGCGCCGCTACATCGAAGCCATCGAGCAGTTCGACATGGTGTTCGGCATCGGCCCCGCCGGCACCGGCAAGACCTATCTCGCGGTGGCCATGGCCGTCGCCGCTCTGCTCAACAAGCAGGTGCACCGCATCATCCTCGCCCGCCCCGCGGTCGAAGCCGGCGAGCGCCTGGGCTTCCTTCCCGGCACCCTGCAGGAGAAGATCGATCCCTATCTGCGTCCGCTCTACGACGCCCTCTACGACCTGCTCGAACCGGAAAAAGTCGACCGCTACCTGGAAAAGAACGTCATCGAGATCGCGCCCATCGCCTTCATGCGCGGCCGCACGCTCAATGACAGCTTCGTCATTTTGGATGAGGCGCAGAACACCACCAGCGAGCAGATGAAGATGTTTGTCACCCGCCTGGGATTCAACTCCAAGGCCGTCATCACCGGCGACATCACGCAGATCGACCTTCCCGGTGCGCGTCGCAGCGGTCTGCTGGAAGCCCGCGAGATCCTGAAGACCGTCGAAGGCCTCCACTTCTGCTACTTCAATGAAAGCGATGTGGTACGGCACCATCTGGTGCAGCGCATCATCCGCGCATACGACGAGCACAAGGAGCGCCAGGCGGACGCTGCCAAGACGGCGGATTCCGGGCCAGGGAAGGCGGCGGAGGCGGCTCCGCCTGCGGAATTCAAGTACACAGAGGAATGA